One Epinephelus lanceolatus isolate andai-2023 chromosome 17, ASM4190304v1, whole genome shotgun sequence genomic window carries:
- the ppp2r5d gene encoding serine/threonine-protein phosphatase 2A 56 kDa regulatory subunit delta isoform, with the protein MPNKTKKEKETTKGAKSSMKNSTSSGGGGSGGSGGKDAAVAAENSDESQQQQSGSKRPSNSTPPPTQLNKIKYSGGPQLVKKERRQSSSRFSLTKNRELQKLPALKDSPLMEREELFVQKLRQCCVLFDFVSDPLSDLKYKEVKRAGLNEMVEYITHNSDVVTECIYPEAVLMFSVNLFRTLPPSSNPTGAEFDPEEDEPTLEAAWPHLQLVYEFFLRFLESPDFQPNIAKKYIDQKFVMSLLELFDSEDPRERDFLKTILHRIYGKFLGLRAYIRRQINNIFYRFIYETEHHNGIAELLEILGSIINGFALPLKEEHKMFLIRVLLPLHKVKSLSVYHPQLAYCVVQFLEKDSSLTEPVIMGLLKFWPKTHSPKEVMFLNELEEILDVIEPSEFVKVQEPLFRQLAKCVSSPHFQVAERALYYWNNEYIMSLISDNAAKILPIMFPALYKNSKSHWNKTIHGLIYNALKLFMEMNQKLFDDCTQQYKAEKQKEKYKLKEREEIWHKIEELARQNPQSNKLHPLRPGLHPQEEYMLYSDSSVAVYSMETETPTAEDIQLLKKTVESEASQGLKDLKKDKVLMRRKSELPQDVYTIKALEAHKRAEEYLTANQEAL; encoded by the exons tcccagcagcagcagagtggcaGTAAGCGTCCCAGTAACAGCACGCCTCCGCCCACTCAGCTCAACAAGATCAAATACTCTGGAGGTCCTCAGCTGGTGAAGAAGGAGCGCCGCCAGAGTTCATCTCGCTTCAGCCTGACCAAGAACAGAGAGCTGCAGAAACTACCTGCGCTCAAAG ACTCGCCCCTGATGGAGCGTGAGGAGCTGTTTGTGCAGAAGCTCCGTCAGTGCTGCGTCCTGTTTGACTTTGTCAGCGACCCGCTCAGTGACCTCAAGTACAAAGAGGTGAAGAGGGCGGGGCTCAACGAGATGGTGGAGTACATCACACACAACAGTGACGTGGTGACCGAGTGCATCTACCCCGAGGCCGTCCTCATG ttttcAGTGAACTTGTTCCGGACTCTTCCTCCGTCCTCCAATCCGACCGGAGCTGAGTTTGATCCTGAGGAGGACGAACCAACGCTGGAGGCTGCCTGGCCTCACCTGCAG CTCGTCTACGAGTTCTTCCTTCGCTTCCTGGAGTCTCCAGACTTCCAGCCGAACATTGCCAAGAAATACATCGACCAGAAGTTCGTCATGTCG CTATTGGAGCTGTTCGACAGTGAGGATCCCCGAGAGAGAGACTTCCTGAAGACCATCTTACACCGCATCTACGGCAAGTTCCTCGGCCTCCGCGCCTACATCCGCCGCCAGATCAACAACATCTTCTACAG ATTTATCTATGAGACCGAACATCACAATGGCATCGCTGAGCTGCTGGAGATCCTGGGGAG CATAATCAACGGCTTCGCTCTCCCTCTGAAAGAAGAACACAAGATGTTTCTGATCCGAGTTCTGCTGCCGCTGCACAAAGTCAAGTCTCTCAGCGTCTACCACCCACAG ctgGCGTACTGTGTGGTCCAGTTCTTGGAGAAAGACAGCAGCCTGACGGAGCCG GTGATCATGGGTCTGCTGAAGTTCTGGCCAAAGACTCACAGTCCGAAGGAGGTGATGTTCCTGAACGAGCTGGAGGAGATCCTGGACGTCATCGAGCCGTCAGAGTTCGTGAAAGTTCAGGAGCCGCTCTTCAGACAGCTCGCCAAGTGTGTGTCCAGCCCACACTTTCAG gtggcaGAGAGAGCTCTGTATTACTGGAATAACGAGTACATCATGAGTCTGATCAGCGACAACGCCGCCAAGATCCTCCCCATCATGTTCCCCGCCCTCTACAAGAACTCCAAGAGCCACTGGAacaa gacGATCCATGGTCTGATCTATAATGCTCTGAAGCTCTTCATGGAGATGAACCAGAAGCTGTTTGATGACTGCACGCAGCAGTACAAGGCTGAGAAACAAAa AGAGAAATACAAGCTGAAGGAGCGAGAGGAGATCTGGCACAAGATCGAAGAGCTGGCCCGACAGAACCCTCAG AGCAATAAGCTCCACCCCCTCCGCCCTGGGCTCCACCCACAGGAAGAG tacaTGTTGTACAGCGACAGCTCCGTGGCCGTGTACTCGATGGAGACGGAGACTCCGACGGCTGAAGACATCCAGCTGCTGAAGAAGACTGTGGAGAGCGAAGCCTCGCAG GGTCTGAAGGACCTGAAGAAGGACAAAGTCCTGATGAGGAGGAAGTCGGAGCTGCCGCAGGACGTCTACACCATCAAAGCTCTGGAGGCTCATAAGAGAGCTGAGGAGTACCTGACAGCCAATCAGGAAGCTCTCTGA